Sequence from the Clostridium butyricum genome:
CTCTTTCATATCTGCTAAAACCAATTTTGCTCCTTCTTTAGCACTTCTTAAAGCAATTTCTTTTCCAATTCCACCTGCTGCTCCTGTAATTATCATAACCTTATTCAAAAATCTATCTTTTATAATATTCATATAACCATACCTTTCCTTTCTCATAATAATTAATACTCATAAAATATTATTTATATTTATAGTTATTTTTATTATGAAAATTCTAAATATCTTATTAACAATATCTACATAGAATCATTAAATGTTTTTTACTAAAATAACCATAAAAGTAATATAAACATAATCACTTACATATTATACATGAAGTATTAGAACTTTTAAGAATTATAATCTAAGCTGCTAATAAAAACATGTATTTGTTATTTACAAAAAAGATATAACAAATGTATTCTTAATAACTACTATATTAATATTTAACTTTGTAAAAAGTCTAAATTCCAATTATATAGCCATTGAAAATGTTTACTTATTTCTGGATACATGTTAATATATTACATATAATATATTATTTAAAAGGAGATGGTATAAATGTCTAATATAATCATTTCACCAAGTAAATATATTCAAGGTAAAGGAGAACTCAATAATTTAGGAATTCATGTAAATAAATTGGGTAAAAAATCTTTAATCTTAGTAAGTCCTTCAGGATTAAAGAGAGTGGAAAATACAGTTAAAAATAGCTTTGCTAATACGGATACAGAAATATTTTTTGAAACATTTAATGGTGAATGTAGCAAAAATGAAATTAACAGAATAATACAAATATTTAATGAACATAACTGTGATAACATAATTGGTATAGGTGGTGGTAAAATATTAGATACATCTAAAGCTGTTGCCTACTATACAAAAACTCCTATTTCAATAGTTCCAACCATTGCTTCAACCGATGCACCATGTAGTGCTTTATCAGTAATATACAGCGATGAAGGAGTTTTTGAAGAATACTTATTCTTACCTACAAATCCTAATATGGTACTAGTTGATACTGATATTGTTGCTGCTGCTCCTGCAAGACTTTTAGTTTCCGGTATCGGTGATGCATTGGCTACATATTTTGAAGCAAGAGCTTGTTTTAAATCTAACGCACAAACATGTGCTGGTGGCTCTGTTACATTGGCTGCAATGGGCTTAGCTAAATTATGTTATGATACGCTATTAGCTGATGGATTAAAAGCTAAGCTAGCTGTTGAAAATAAGGTATGTACTAAAGCTGTGGAAAACATTATCGAAGCTAATACTTTTTTAAGTGGAATAGGTTTTGAAAGTGGTGGACTTGCTGGTGCACATGCTATTCATAATGGATTTACTGTACTTGAAGAATGTCATCACCTTTATCATGGTGAAAAAGTTGCCTTTGGTACAATTGTTCAATTAGTTCTTGAAAATTCACCAATTGATGAAATTGAACAAATAATCTTATTCTGCAAAAAAATTGGACTACCTGTTAAACTTTCTGATATGGGTATAGAAAATCCTAAAACTGAAGATATAATGGCCGTAGCCAAAGCTTCAACAACAGAAGGTGAAAGTATTCATAATATGCCATTTAAGGTAACTGATGAAATGGTTTATGCTGCTATCTTAGGTGCTGATGCTTTAGGTAAATCATATTCATAAGATATTATAAATTCCATATCTATGTTTTATATTGAACATTTATAATTTAAAATTCAAACAATAAATGCCAGCTAAGAGAATCAGGATTAAATTTAATTCTGACTCTTAACTGGCATTTATAATACTATCTATAACATTAAGAATTAATCTAATTTAATAAATTTAACATAGCTTTTCATCAAATATATTATCAAGATTTACTTTTTTTACTCTGTCCTCAATATCTTTAATATCCAATGTGTAAAGACCTAAAGCCTTCATCCTCTTAAAATAACCTGCACCTGCAAATGTATATCTATCTTTACGTCCTTCCCTTGTTGCTGCCTTTTCATTTGCATATGCTATTATATCACCTATAGCTATTGATGATGGAAGTATTAATAATGGCATTCCCATGCCTAGTCTTACTGCATTGTGTCCTGCCAGTGTTCCTGTACATATTGCTTCTGTATGGCCAACAAATAAACCACTTTTTTCACCTGCACAGAATAAATTATCTACTCCTTTTACTTTCATATCATTAGTCCTTGGTGCTACAGAAAGATATCTTATTGAATTACCTTTACTACCTGCATATGGATCAACATATTTTGCATTTTCTAATCCTTTTATTTTTCTCAATTTTGGTAGAGGGTAGTAGGTTGTCATTAACTTAGCATGACCTGTATCAAGAAGAACGATATTCTCAGCAAATTCCTTCAATGCATACTGTTGACATACTTTTGTTTCAAGCTTTCCGTAATTTACATCTTCTGCTGGAACCTTCAATACAACAACACCCTTAGTTTCCAGTTCAGTTCTTATTTCATCAGATAAACTTTCTTTTACAAGTTTACACGAACCTGACATGGCACCTAAAATATCATCGCCTCTTTCTCCCTGAATGTCATTTATACCGCATCTTTGACTTATACTTATTCTTGGACCAAATGCTGGACATCTTAAAACACACATAGAACATCCATTTCCATATCTCAAACAGTTTCCCATAGGTCCTGTTGTTCCTGTTGTTTCAATAAAGACATCTCCATCAATATAAGATCCATCACTTAAATATACACCTTTAATCTTTCCATCCTTAAAATTGACATCATTCACTCTGCTTTCCATCATAAGATTTATACCAATATCTTTTAAATACTTACTTACTTCACCTTCAATCATATTTACATTATAAAGTGTTGCATGCTTATGACCTGGAAAATCTATATTTCTATGAACAGATATTTTATCTGTCATCTTTATCAGTTCACCGCCTCCAAGTGCAATAAGTTCTTCTGAAGCTGTATACCTTCCATTATTTCTCATTATTCCACCAACATTACCAAGACCAAGTAAAAGATCTGTTTTTTCAATTACTGTAACATCTGCGCCTGCTTTTTTGGCGCTAATAGCTGCAGCACAGCCTGACCAGCCACCTCCAACAATGATAACCTTCATATAAATCTCCTCCCCTCAAATATGGCTCTTGGATCAGCCTGCTCCTTACAAAACCTTTTTACTTTATGTCCTGAAAATCTAGCTGTACAAGCTCCGCATATACCTTCTCCGCAGCACATTTTAAAATTGTTGCAGCAAGAAAGTGTTACATCATCTCTTCCTATTTCCTTAAGATAATCAATTACATCATAAGTAAGAATATCTGCACCTGCTATATGAATATAATTTGCACCATCATTTAATGAATCCCTTATTATTACTTTTGCATACTCGGTTAATTTTCCTTTTTCAATAAGTACCCTTTCTTTTATATCTAAATCATACTCTTGTAAAAACTTATCTGCAAAGTTTTCACTAAATGGCTCTATATCTAATGCTGCAGTAACTTTATTTCCTTTTGATATAAGTCTTCTTATTACTGGCATCATTGGAGCTAATCCTATTCCTCTAGCTAAAACAAGTACTTTTTTATTATTCTGAGCTTTAATATTTTTAAGTCCAAATACACCATTCCAGTATGGTCCTCTTATTACTATGTTTTCATTTTCCTTTGTATTTAAAAGCCTATTAGTCTTAACACCTCTCATTTCTACGGCAACAGTAAGAATATCATTATCAATATCACTATTCATTATAGAAATAGGTATATCAAAATAATTATTTTCATCAGTCCTTATAAAAATATAACTTCCTGGCTTTACAAGATCCAAAACTAATTTGTGTGGTGCCTTAAAATTAATCATGATCACTTTATCATCATAATTAGTCACTTCAGTAACTGTACAATCATAAGTTTTACGTCCTTCCTTAGCTTTGTTACCATTGTTATAAAGTTCTTGATAAACACATACACCTTTCCAATTCAAACAATCACAGAAACATTCTCCCTGACATTGTGAACAAATAAGACATTGCCCTTGTTCTGCTAATTTACAAGGGCAGTACTCTGTTCCTAAATCAATGCATTCAACAGCTTCTTTTATCATGTTCTCTCCTTTTGATAAAATTGCTTCTCCTATATTAGATTATTTAATTTACTTGAGATTGCTACAAATATCTTTTGCTAATATTTGATATAATAAATCATTTTTTTCATTCTAAAGCCTAATAATTAAGATTAACATTATGCTTTTTTATTATAATAACTTATATTTTATTAATAATAAAATAAGCTACATCGCTGTTTTCAGACTATAATTTAGTCTTTCAAATAACGATGTAGCTACTTTTTTATATTAATGCAATCATAAATGGAATTGCTATTTTTATAAATAAACTTCCCATTCCAATTAAAATATATATGATTGGTGCAGAGTTATTTCCCTTAAAAATTTCCTTAATTTCGGCAAGTGCCTTTTCAAAAGCTTCCTCTTTGCTTTTATTTAATACAACTCTATTAATTACAATTTTTAAAGCACCTATTGCTGTTATTATAAGCCACAATATAAGCATTAATCTATTACTTAAAGTCATGTCCTTATTAATAATAATAAAATTAAGACTAAAAGCAAAACTTAAAATTGTTGACATTTCATATGCTGTATTAATTAATTTTGCATTAAACTTCATGTATATCCCCACCTTTTCATATTGTAAAACAATTATACTGGGAAATATCTACAAGTTTTATTTGTAAATATTTCCCAAGAAATATTTTATACTTTACTTTCCTTTTTTATCTTCTTAAGTGCTTTCTTTGAACCTCTTTCTATATCATGTTCAAGCTTTCTCTCTTTATATGAAATAAATAACTGATTTAAATCATATCCTTCTGGATATAATTCTATAGATTTAAATTCAATTTTAAGTCTTTTATAATTAATTTCCTTAAAATCTCCATCTACAAAAACTATAACATTATTAAACTGATTAATTTCCTTATATACAATCCCGCTCTTATTTATATCAAGTATAGTTACCTTATCACCTTTTTCAAAAGAAACTTCAGCATTAAATGATTTTTCTTCACTATTTCTTTTTATTTTACTATCTTTTAGTTTTTCATAGTTATAATTTTTATTTCCCATATACATTCTACTCTTTTTCAGAATACTCTCAGGTATTCCCATCTTTTCAGAAATGTATAGAGCATTACTATCACCACTTTTCCCTATATGAAGTCTATATAGAGGTTCGAGTGTATCCTTTTTAAATTCCATTGCTGCATTTTCAAAGTGAGGATGATTTTCTGAAAAATTCTTTATCTCACCATAATGTGTAGATGCAACAGTTATACAACCCTTGTGATAAAACTCTTCTAAAATTGCTATAGCAAGAGCTGCCCCCTCATTGGGTTCAGTTCCACTTCCTATTTCATCAAATAAAAGTAATGTATTTTTTCTGCTGTCTTTTAAAATTTCTGCAAGATTCTTAACATGAGATGAAAAAGTACTTAAAGAATTTTCAACACTCTGATTGTCTCCAATATCTACAAACACCTTATCAAATACAGACATTTCACTTCCTTCTCTACATGAAACATGAAAACCGCTCATTACTGCAAGAGTCATAAGTCCTACTGTTTTAAGAACTACTGTCTTTCCTCCAGCATTTGGTCCTGTAATTATGAGACTTCTATATGAATCACCTATTTGAAAATCAAGTGGTATACAATTTTCAATAAGATTATATCTTCCTTGGATTATATTTATATATCCACAGTCATTAAGCCTTGGCTTAATTCCATTTATTTCTCTGCTGTATTTTGCTTTTGCAAGTATCATATCATATTCTGAAATTACGTCAATATTAACTTTAAGACTTTGTATCCTCTCATAAATCATTTCACTTATTGTAGATAAAATTTTATATTCTTCAACGCTTTCGTCTGCTGTAAGAGCTACGAGTTCAACAGTATATTTTGAAATTATATTTGGCTCTATAAATACAGTACTTCCTTTTGAAGACACTTCTACAATACTTCCCTGTACATGATTCTTATAAGCTGCTTTTATGGGAACAGTATATCTCCCATTTCTTTGACTTACAAAAAACTCTTGAAGATATTCTCTATTTGATGTATTCTTAATAAATTTTTCAAGCTTTTCTTTAATCTTTTCTTCACATATACTTATTTGTCTTCTTATCTTTTTAAGATCCTTTGTAGCATTAGAATCAACAATACTGCCCCTTATTGCATTTTCAATTTCTTCCTCAATATATTTAAGTTCTGTTATATTCTCACCATAGGAACTTAAAGTTTCTACATATCCTTCTTTATCCTTAATAAAATTTTTTATTTTCCTACACCCTCTTAAGAAGTCACATATAGATGTAAGTTCTGATGGTTCAAGCACGCCACCTTTATCTATTTTATCAAGAAGAGGGCATATATCAAAAATTCCTTCTAAGGGAATATGATATCCTGCATCTAAAAGTCTTCGTCCTTCACTTGTTTCATCTAACATTCTATTTACATTTTTTATATTACAACTTGGATATAGTTTATCTATTAACTTCTTTCCAAGTCCACTCATGCAATAAGATTTTACAATTTCTTTTAATTTATCATAATGTAATTTTTCAAAAGTCATATTATTCATAGTTTAAATTTCCTCTTTCATTATATATTTAAATTCAAGCCATGAATTCTGTATAGATTTCATAGGTAAGCAAAAAAGCTATGGATACTTCCACAGCTTAAAATTTATCATTAACATAAAACAGCAAGTAATACATATAATTTAACAATTTATATAAATCAACTAGCAATCATTATGAAATTCTTTTAACACATTTCATATTTGCTGGAATTATATAATATTATTTCAATTAAAAATATATAATACTGTCTTTAATAAAGAAAATTCATGACCTGTAGTATCAACAATTTAATTAATTCAACAACAAACAAAGGTATATAAAACCCTATTTTTGAATTAATATTAAATTTATTATTTATTGATACTAGACACTCACAAAATTCCCTCACTTCATATTGAAATCTATACTTAATTTTATATTATTGTAAGGAATTAAATTTTAATTCCTTACAATAATGATATATCT
This genomic interval carries:
- a CDS encoding glycerol dehydrogenase translates to MSNIIISPSKYIQGKGELNNLGIHVNKLGKKSLILVSPSGLKRVENTVKNSFANTDTEIFFETFNGECSKNEINRIIQIFNEHNCDNIIGIGGGKILDTSKAVAYYTKTPISIVPTIASTDAPCSALSVIYSDEGVFEEYLFLPTNPNMVLVDTDIVAAAPARLLVSGIGDALATYFEARACFKSNAQTCAGGSVTLAAMGLAKLCYDTLLADGLKAKLAVENKVCTKAVENIIEANTFLSGIGFESGGLAGAHAIHNGFTVLEECHHLYHGEKVAFGTIVQLVLENSPIDEIEQIILFCKKIGLPVKLSDMGIENPKTEDIMAVAKASTTEGESIHNMPFKVTDEMVYAAILGADALGKSYS
- a CDS encoding endonuclease MutS2 encodes the protein MNNMTFEKLHYDKLKEIVKSYCMSGLGKKLIDKLYPSCNIKNVNRMLDETSEGRRLLDAGYHIPLEGIFDICPLLDKIDKGGVLEPSELTSICDFLRGCRKIKNFIKDKEGYVETLSSYGENITELKYIEEEIENAIRGSIVDSNATKDLKKIRRQISICEEKIKEKLEKFIKNTSNREYLQEFFVSQRNGRYTVPIKAAYKNHVQGSIVEVSSKGSTVFIEPNIISKYTVELVALTADESVEEYKILSTISEMIYERIQSLKVNIDVISEYDMILAKAKYSREINGIKPRLNDCGYINIIQGRYNLIENCIPLDFQIGDSYRSLIITGPNAGGKTVVLKTVGLMTLAVMSGFHVSCREGSEMSVFDKVFVDIGDNQSVENSLSTFSSHVKNLAEILKDSRKNTLLLFDEIGSGTEPNEGAALAIAILEEFYHKGCITVASTHYGEIKNFSENHPHFENAAMEFKKDTLEPLYRLHIGKSGDSNALYISEKMGIPESILKKSRMYMGNKNYNYEKLKDSKIKRNSEEKSFNAEVSFEKGDKVTILDINKSGIVYKEINQFNNVIVFVDGDFKEINYKRLKIEFKSIELYPEGYDLNQLFISYKERKLEHDIERGSKKALKKIKKESKV
- a CDS encoding sulfide/dihydroorotate dehydrogenase-like FAD/NAD-binding protein, with translation MIKEAVECIDLGTEYCPCKLAEQGQCLICSQCQGECFCDCLNWKGVCVYQELYNNGNKAKEGRKTYDCTVTEVTNYDDKVIMINFKAPHKLVLDLVKPGSYIFIRTDENNYFDIPISIMNSDIDNDILTVAVEMRGVKTNRLLNTKENENIVIRGPYWNGVFGLKNIKAQNNKKVLVLARGIGLAPMMPVIRRLISKGNKVTAALDIEPFSENFADKFLQEYDLDIKERVLIEKGKLTEYAKVIIRDSLNDGANYIHIAGADILTYDVIDYLKEIGRDDVTLSCCNNFKMCCGEGICGACTARFSGHKVKRFCKEQADPRAIFEGRRFI
- a CDS encoding FAD-dependent oxidoreductase — encoded protein: MKVIIVGGGWSGCAAAISAKKAGADVTVIEKTDLLLGLGNVGGIMRNNGRYTASEELIALGGGELIKMTDKISVHRNIDFPGHKHATLYNVNMIEGEVSKYLKDIGINLMMESRVNDVNFKDGKIKGVYLSDGSYIDGDVFIETTGTTGPMGNCLRYGNGCSMCVLRCPAFGPRISISQRCGINDIQGERGDDILGAMSGSCKLVKESLSDEIRTELETKGVVVLKVPAEDVNYGKLETKVCQQYALKEFAENIVLLDTGHAKLMTTYYPLPKLRKIKGLENAKYVDPYAGSKGNSIRYLSVAPRTNDMKVKGVDNLFCAGEKSGLFVGHTEAICTGTLAGHNAVRLGMGMPLLILPSSIAIGDIIAYANEKAATREGRKDRYTFAGAGYFKRMKALGLYTLDIKDIEDRVKKVNLDNIFDEKLC